In Arthrobacter sp. MN05-02, one genomic interval encodes:
- a CDS encoding transferase gives MTYTPPPSFTTRPTLQGTFGMSASTHWLATASAQAVLERGGNAFDAAVAGAFVLHVVEPHLNGPGGDMTGVFATADEPGRPVVLMGQGPAPAGATREHYLAEGLELVPGAGALAAAVPAAVDAWLVLLRDHGTWELEDVLAFAIGYARDGHPVVGRVGATIAAVADLFTEHWPTSAALWMPEGRPPREGEVIRNEAYARVLGSLVSAASDGATRAERIDAARLEWRTGLVAQAAAEFVRTPHRHSSGLDHAGVLTVDDFAGFEAGYEEATTLEFRGYTIAKTGPWGQGPALLQTLAILDGFDDERLDPSTAIGAHTILEAQKLAIADREAYYGDADVPLDHLLSAGYAAERRALIGDEASVEFRPGTLPGVEPFIPPLRTGYTPPALADGSGFAGVGEPTVSREGETRGDTCHIDVVDSAGNMVSATPSGGWLQSSPTIPELGFCLGSRLQMTWLEEGGPSTLQAGKRPRTTLTPTLVLKDGRPVVALGSPGGDQQDQWQLLYLLRTIVGGYSPQQAIDAPSLHTTSIPGSFWPRTWEPGGAVVEDRLGADVIADLERRGHVVTRAGDWSLGRLSSVTRDHETGVLSAAANPRGAQGYAAGR, from the coding sequence ATGACGTACACACCCCCACCCTCCTTCACCACGCGGCCCACCCTCCAGGGCACCTTCGGCATGAGTGCATCCACGCACTGGCTGGCCACCGCGTCCGCGCAGGCCGTGCTCGAGCGCGGTGGCAACGCCTTCGACGCCGCCGTCGCCGGCGCGTTCGTGCTGCACGTCGTCGAACCGCACCTCAACGGACCCGGCGGCGACATGACCGGGGTCTTCGCCACCGCCGACGAGCCGGGCCGGCCCGTCGTACTCATGGGACAGGGCCCGGCACCGGCCGGTGCCACGCGCGAGCACTACCTCGCCGAAGGCCTCGAACTCGTCCCCGGCGCCGGAGCCCTCGCCGCCGCCGTCCCGGCCGCCGTCGACGCCTGGCTGGTCCTGCTGCGCGACCACGGCACCTGGGAACTGGAGGACGTGCTGGCCTTCGCGATCGGCTACGCCCGCGACGGCCACCCCGTCGTCGGACGCGTGGGAGCCACCATCGCCGCCGTCGCTGATCTCTTCACCGAGCACTGGCCCACCTCGGCGGCCCTCTGGATGCCCGAGGGCCGGCCCCCGCGCGAGGGCGAGGTCATCCGCAACGAGGCCTACGCCCGCGTCCTCGGGTCGCTCGTCAGCGCGGCTTCGGACGGCGCCACCCGCGCCGAACGGATCGACGCAGCACGCCTCGAATGGCGCACCGGCCTCGTCGCGCAGGCCGCCGCCGAGTTCGTCCGGACGCCGCACCGGCACTCCTCCGGCCTCGACCACGCCGGCGTCCTGACGGTCGACGACTTCGCCGGCTTCGAGGCCGGCTACGAGGAGGCGACCACCCTCGAGTTCCGCGGCTACACGATCGCCAAGACCGGACCCTGGGGCCAGGGCCCGGCCCTGCTGCAGACCCTCGCCATCCTCGACGGGTTCGACGACGAGCGCCTCGACCCGTCCACCGCGATCGGCGCGCACACCATCCTCGAGGCGCAGAAGCTCGCCATCGCGGATCGCGAGGCGTACTACGGTGACGCCGACGTGCCGCTGGACCACCTGCTCTCGGCGGGATACGCCGCCGAGCGGCGTGCCCTCATCGGCGACGAGGCATCCGTCGAGTTCCGTCCCGGCACGCTGCCCGGGGTCGAGCCGTTCATCCCGCCGCTGCGCACCGGCTACACGCCGCCGGCACTCGCCGACGGGAGCGGGTTCGCCGGGGTGGGCGAGCCGACGGTTTCGCGCGAGGGGGAGACGCGCGGCGACACCTGCCACATCGACGTCGTCGACTCGGCGGGCAACATGGTCTCCGCGACACCGAGCGGCGGCTGGCTGCAGTCCTCGCCCACCATCCCCGAACTCGGCTTCTGCCTCGGCTCGCGGCTGCAGATGACCTGGCTCGAGGAGGGCGGCCCGTCCACGCTGCAGGCCGGGAAGCGGCCCCGCACCACGCTCACCCCGACACTCGTGCTGAAGGACGGCCGGCCCGTGGTCGCGCTCGGGTCCCCCGGAGGCGACCAGCAGGACCAGTGGCAGCTGCTGTACCTCCTGCGGACGATCGTCGGCGGGTACTCGCCCCAGCAGGCCATCGACGCCCCGTCCCTCCACACGACGTCCATCCCCGGGTCCTTCTGGCCGCGCACCTGGGAGCCGGGCGGCGCCGTCGTCGAGGACCGGCTCGGTGCGGACGTCATCGCGGACCTCGAACGGCGGGGGCACGTCGTCACCCGGGCAGGGGACTGGTCGCTCGGCCGGCTCTCCTCCGTCACCAGGGACCACGAGACCGGTGTGCTGTCGGCCGCCGCCAATCCGCGAGGAGCGCAGGGCTATGCTGCAGGACGCTGA
- a CDS encoding ABC transporter substrate-binding protein, whose amino-acid sequence MQHSTSTPTLRRRPGQATGLLAAVAAAATVLTACQPVQPLPAAPVREDVTSVPLGDAAVREGGDLVMALSAEPDKLDPTTSSSLYTRYVMQTMCQKLYDIDADGELVPQLATALPEISDDGLTVTIPVRTDAVFADGVPFDADAVRATLERHLTLEGSTRKSELGPITEIRAVGPDRVQIRYERPFAPLTAALADRAGMMLSPEAIEEKGADFGSSPVCVGPFKFVDRVPQTSITVERDPLYYDAADVHLDTITYRIITDANIRAANLRSGDVQVADTISPQDIDALLKEDGLGVLQVGSLGYQGLTVNVGNTDGVGEPVGTVATPLAQDKAIRLALSMSIDREALVNTVFNSWFEPACSPISPDSPYASEASEACPPYDPDGAKKLLEDAGVETPYPIEMQVTNTPDTLRYAQALQAAVADGGFDLTVVPVEYSTLLDVQSRGDFEALQLGWSGRIDPHGNMFNFLSTGGGNNYSGYSSPEVDDLLTDAARTNDVAERAALYGDVVERLHEDNPLIYLYRQRSLTAYSTDIAGVETFADGVVHLSSAAFIETED is encoded by the coding sequence ATGCAGCACTCCACCTCCACTCCGACGCTCCGCAGGAGGCCCGGCCAGGCCACCGGACTGCTGGCGGCCGTGGCCGCCGCCGCGACGGTACTGACCGCGTGCCAGCCGGTCCAGCCGTTGCCGGCCGCTCCCGTCCGCGAGGACGTCACCAGCGTGCCCCTCGGGGACGCCGCGGTCCGCGAGGGAGGAGACCTCGTCATGGCGCTCTCCGCCGAGCCGGACAAACTCGACCCGACGACGTCGTCGTCCCTCTACACGCGCTACGTCATGCAGACCATGTGCCAGAAGCTCTACGACATCGACGCCGACGGGGAACTCGTACCGCAGCTCGCCACGGCGCTCCCGGAGATCTCGGACGACGGACTCACCGTCACGATCCCCGTGCGCACCGACGCCGTGTTCGCCGACGGTGTCCCCTTCGACGCCGATGCCGTGCGCGCCACCCTTGAGCGCCATCTCACACTCGAGGGCTCGACCCGCAAGAGCGAGCTCGGGCCGATCACGGAGATCCGTGCCGTCGGCCCGGACCGCGTGCAGATCCGCTACGAGCGGCCCTTCGCACCGCTGACGGCCGCGCTCGCCGACCGTGCGGGCATGATGCTCTCGCCCGAGGCCATCGAGGAGAAGGGCGCGGACTTCGGGAGCAGCCCGGTCTGCGTGGGTCCGTTCAAGTTCGTCGACCGCGTGCCGCAGACCTCCATCACCGTCGAGCGCGACCCGCTCTACTACGACGCCGCCGACGTGCACCTCGACACCATCACCTACCGGATCATCACCGACGCGAACATCAGGGCCGCCAACCTGCGCTCCGGCGACGTGCAGGTCGCCGACACCATCTCGCCGCAGGACATCGACGCCCTGCTCAAGGAGGACGGACTCGGGGTGCTGCAGGTCGGATCGCTGGGTTACCAGGGCCTCACCGTGAACGTCGGCAACACCGACGGCGTGGGGGAGCCCGTGGGCACCGTCGCCACGCCGCTCGCCCAGGACAAGGCCATCCGCCTGGCGCTGTCCATGTCGATCGACCGGGAAGCCCTCGTGAACACGGTGTTCAACAGCTGGTTCGAGCCCGCCTGCTCACCCATCTCGCCCGACAGCCCCTACGCCTCCGAGGCCAGTGAGGCGTGCCCGCCGTACGACCCGGACGGCGCGAAGAAGCTGCTCGAGGACGCCGGCGTCGAGACGCCGTACCCGATCGAGATGCAGGTGACCAACACCCCGGACACCCTGCGCTACGCCCAGGCGCTGCAGGCCGCGGTCGCCGACGGCGGCTTCGACCTCACCGTGGTGCCGGTCGAGTACTCCACGCTCCTCGACGTGCAGTCCCGGGGCGACTTCGAGGCACTGCAGCTCGGCTGGTCCGGACGCATCGACCCCCACGGGAACATGTTCAACTTCCTCTCGACCGGCGGCGGCAACAACTACTCCGGGTACAGCAGCCCCGAGGTGGACGACCTGCTCACGGACGCGGCCCGGACCAACGACGTCGCGGAGCGCGCGGCGCTGTACGGGGACGTCGTGGAGCGGCTGCACGAGGACAACCCCCTGATCTACCTGTACCGGCAGCGCAGCCTGACCGCCTACAGCACCGACATCGCCGGTGTGGAGACCTTCGCCGACGGCGTCGTGCACCTCAGCAGCGCGGCATTCATCGAGACGGAGGACTGA
- a CDS encoding hypothetical protein (possible pseudo due to frameshift), whose translation MLVRYGLRNSLIVVVTIVGLQLGGLISGAVVTERIFALPGFGKLTLDAVFTRDYPVIQAVVLIITVSYILINLAVDILYSVVNPKIRVGGAN comes from the coding sequence GTGCTGGTGCGCTACGGGCTCCGGAACTCGCTCATCGTCGTCGTGACGATCGTGGGCCTGCAGCTCGGCGGCCTCATCTCCGGAGCCGTGGTCACCGAGCGCATCTTCGCGCTGCCGGGCTTCGGCAAGCTCACCCTGGACGCCGTCTTCACCCGCGACTATCCCGTCATCCAGGCCGTGGTCCTGATCATCACCGTCAGCTACATCCTCATCAACCTCGCCGTGGACATCCTGTACTCGGTGGTCAATCCCAAGATCCGTGTCGGAGGAGCCAACTGA
- a CDS encoding hypothetical protein (possible pseudo due to frameshift) translates to MIRVVRGETLRIKESDFVLGARTMDASPTWIMLRHVLPNATSAIIVQATVIMPVAVIGEALLSFLGLGIQPPTPSLGIMLSDAQQYIFRAPSAAIFTGIAIAAICLAFNLFGDALRDAFDPTNTTRK, encoded by the coding sequence ATGATCCGGGTGGTGCGCGGCGAGACGCTGCGCATCAAGGAGAGCGACTTCGTGCTCGGTGCCCGCACCATGGACGCCTCGCCGACCTGGATCATGCTGCGGCACGTGCTCCCCAACGCGACGTCGGCCATCATCGTCCAGGCGACGGTCATCATGCCGGTCGCGGTGATCGGCGAAGCCCTGCTGTCCTTCCTCGGCCTCGGCATCCAGCCGCCCACACCGAGCCTCGGCATCATGCTCTCCGACGCCCAGCAGTACATCTTCCGCGCACCCAGCGCGGCCATCTTCACGGGCATCGCCATCGCCGCGATCTGCCTCGCCTTCAACCTGTTCGGCGACGCCCTCCGCGACGCCTTCGACCCGACGAACACCACCCGGAAGTGA
- a CDS encoding ABC transporter ATP-binding protein, producing MLQDAENILEVTDLEVAFAGTPVLHRIGFSMRRGERVAIVGQSGSGKSTAIGAILRLLPGSGRITHGSMVLGAGRTRGDVVDLATASEPLMRSIRGQRVGLVPQDPMSNLNPAMKIGPQVADAIVASRRDLGKPDRADVRKRAIALLSEAGIPDAERRYGQYPHEFSGGMRQRVLIAIALAGEPELLIADEPTSALDVTVQRQILNHLQSLVDARGTSLLFITHDLGLAADRTDRIIVMSEGRIVEVGTPREILLNPREEYTRQLVAAAPSVAAVLDAEPLAEPPVPAEVRPPAILVVDGLVKEFALRGQRGGTVRAVGDVSFEVARGTTTAVVGESGSGKTTVARIILGLETASSGEALIDGESLTTTRGSRRRALRRKVQPVFQDPYGSLDPTYSIERLIDEPLRIFGVGDRSSRRERVAELLDQVALPRSVAQRRPNELSGGQRQRVAIARALALEPELLICDEAVSALDVLVQDQILTLLADLQDRLGLTYLFITHDLSVVRQIAHHVVVMRSGEVVESGPVDDVFNRPRADYTKELLGAIPGAAFAA from the coding sequence ATGCTGCAGGACGCTGAGAACATCCTGGAAGTCACCGACCTCGAGGTCGCCTTCGCCGGGACACCCGTGCTGCACCGGATCGGCTTCTCGATGCGGCGCGGCGAACGCGTCGCCATCGTCGGGCAGTCCGGTTCCGGCAAGTCGACCGCCATCGGGGCGATCCTGCGGCTGCTCCCGGGCAGCGGGCGGATCACGCACGGTTCCATGGTGCTGGGTGCCGGACGCACCCGGGGCGACGTCGTGGACCTCGCCACCGCCTCCGAGCCCCTGATGCGGAGCATCCGCGGCCAGCGTGTGGGCCTCGTGCCGCAGGATCCCATGTCCAACCTGAATCCGGCCATGAAGATCGGCCCGCAGGTGGCCGACGCGATCGTCGCCAGCCGCCGCGATCTGGGGAAGCCGGACCGGGCCGACGTCAGGAAGCGGGCGATCGCCCTGCTCTCCGAGGCGGGCATCCCCGACGCCGAACGCCGCTACGGCCAGTATCCGCACGAATTCTCCGGTGGCATGCGCCAGCGCGTGCTCATCGCGATCGCCCTGGCGGGAGAGCCGGAGCTGCTGATCGCCGACGAGCCGACCTCGGCACTCGACGTCACCGTGCAGCGGCAGATCCTCAACCATTTGCAGTCGCTCGTCGACGCGCGCGGGACATCGCTGCTGTTCATCACGCACGACCTCGGGCTGGCGGCGGACCGCACGGACCGCATCATCGTGATGTCGGAGGGCCGCATCGTCGAAGTGGGGACGCCCCGCGAGATCCTCCTGAACCCCCGGGAGGAGTACACGAGGCAGCTCGTCGCGGCGGCGCCCTCGGTGGCGGCGGTCCTCGACGCGGAACCCCTGGCCGAGCCGCCGGTCCCGGCGGAGGTCCGGCCGCCGGCGATCCTCGTGGTCGACGGCCTCGTGAAGGAGTTCGCCCTCCGCGGCCAGCGCGGCGGCACCGTGCGGGCGGTCGGCGACGTGTCCTTCGAGGTGGCACGGGGAACGACGACGGCGGTGGTCGGCGAGTCCGGCTCGGGCAAGACGACGGTCGCGCGCATCATCCTCGGGCTCGAGACCGCATCGTCGGGAGAGGCCCTGATCGACGGGGAGTCGCTCACCACCACGCGCGGGAGCCGGCGTCGGGCCCTGCGCCGGAAGGTGCAGCCCGTCTTCCAGGACCCGTACGGTTCCCTCGACCCGACCTACAGCATCGAGCGCCTGATCGACGAGCCGTTGCGTATCTTCGGCGTGGGGGACCGCTCGAGCCGGCGGGAGAGGGTCGCGGAACTCCTCGACCAGGTGGCGCTGCCGCGCAGCGTCGCCCAGCGCCGGCCGAACGAGCTCTCCGGCGGGCAGCGGCAGCGTGTCGCCATCGCCAGGGCCCTCGCCCTCGAACCGGAGCTGCTCATCTGCGACGAGGCCGTCTCGGCACTGGACGTCCTCGTCCAGGACCAGATCCTGACACTGCTGGCCGACCTGCAGGATCGGCTCGGTCTCACCTACCTGTTCATCACGCACGATCTCTCCGTGGTGCGCCAGATCGCCCACCATGTGGTGGTCATGCGGTCGGGCGAGGTCGTGGAGAGCGGTCCGGTGGACGACGTGTTCAACCGCCCGCGGGCGGACTACACGAAGGAGCTCCTCGGAGCCATCCCCGGTGCGGCCTTTGCGGCCTGA
- a CDS encoding DUF1275 family protein, with product MGKNKAKKKPRIATDRLHLWLMLALTFSTGVIDAVGYLGLDRVFTGNMTGNVVLLGMAFAGGADLPILRPALALVFFMVGAALAGRLLRKGPEGWSGRTSIALLTVTVGLIALAVYVALVDVHAEEVLGSITTSVLATVMGIQAATAKRLKVAEITTVVVTSTITGLASDSRLAGGKSPFWARRFSAIALIMAGAVVGALTLTVDLWLGIAVSALLSAVVTLLGHLRHRRDRKGSVAENAKESALR from the coding sequence ATGGGAAAGAACAAGGCGAAGAAAAAACCACGCATTGCGACCGACCGCCTGCACCTGTGGCTCATGCTCGCTCTGACCTTCTCCACGGGTGTGATCGACGCCGTCGGCTACCTCGGGCTGGACCGGGTCTTCACGGGCAACATGACGGGCAATGTGGTCCTGCTGGGTATGGCCTTCGCCGGCGGGGCCGACCTGCCGATCCTCCGGCCCGCGCTGGCCCTGGTCTTCTTCATGGTCGGTGCCGCCCTCGCAGGGCGCCTCCTGCGGAAGGGACCGGAGGGGTGGTCCGGTCGCACGTCGATCGCCCTCCTGACCGTGACCGTAGGCCTGATCGCCCTCGCGGTCTACGTCGCGCTCGTGGACGTGCACGCCGAGGAGGTGCTGGGCAGCATCACGACGTCGGTGCTGGCGACGGTGATGGGCATCCAGGCCGCGACGGCGAAGCGCCTGAAGGTCGCCGAGATCACCACAGTGGTCGTCACGTCCACCATCACGGGCCTCGCCTCGGATTCCCGCCTCGCCGGCGGGAAGAGTCCCTTCTGGGCACGCCGCTTCTCCGCCATCGCGCTGATCATGGCCGGAGCCGTGGTCGGCGCCCTGACCCTGACGGTGGATCTCTGGCTCGGCATCGCCGTCTCGGCGCTGCTCTCCGCCGTCGTCACACTCCTCGGGCACCTGCGCCACCGGCGGGACCGCAAGGGATCCGTCGCAGAGAACGCCAAGGAATCCGCACTACGGTAG
- a CDS encoding transcriptional regulator, translated as MRPLRPDQDAATPQRVLDAIRRDIIFGVLRPGTRVTEAALAGRYGVSRVPVREALRALGAEGFVESRPYAGSTVAEIPLDDAEDLFAVRGVIESTIARRAARRAAAQFAADAPSAGWWSARRALTDILDDGDRAVAADALVDLPELNIRFNLGVAELSGSSSLAALLRQISGKIEWLYAADVDNRGKQSWGEHRLVMAAIDAGNEAEAERLMAAHVGSSQRGYLERFSAPRSSAAGGAGAGITGTGAAERG; from the coding sequence GTGCGGCCTTTGCGGCCTGACCAGGACGCAGCGACTCCGCAGCGCGTCCTCGACGCCATCCGCCGGGACATCATCTTCGGTGTGCTGCGCCCCGGCACGCGGGTGACGGAGGCCGCGCTCGCCGGGAGGTACGGGGTGTCGCGCGTGCCGGTGCGGGAGGCGCTGCGGGCCCTCGGGGCGGAGGGCTTCGTCGAGTCGAGGCCCTACGCCGGTTCCACGGTCGCGGAGATCCCGCTCGACGACGCCGAGGACCTGTTCGCGGTCCGCGGCGTCATCGAGTCGACGATCGCCCGGCGGGCGGCACGCCGTGCGGCGGCGCAGTTCGCGGCGGACGCACCGAGCGCCGGGTGGTGGTCGGCGCGGCGCGCCCTGACCGACATCCTCGACGACGGCGACCGCGCCGTGGCGGCCGACGCCCTCGTGGACCTGCCCGAGCTGAACATCCGCTTCAACCTCGGCGTCGCGGAGCTCAGCGGGAGCTCCTCGCTGGCCGCGCTCCTGCGGCAGATCTCGGGAAAGATCGAGTGGCTCTACGCGGCCGACGTCGACAACCGCGGCAAGCAGTCCTGGGGCGAGCACCGCCTCGTGATGGCGGCCATCGACGCGGGGAACGAGGCCGAGGCGGAGCGGCTCATGGCAGCTCACGTGGGATCGTCCCAACGGGGCTACCTGGAGCGCTTCTCGGCGCCCCGCTCCTCGGCAGCCGGGGGTGCGGGAGCCGGGATTACAGGAACGGGCGCAGCGGAGCGAGGATGA
- a CDS encoding hypothetical protein (possible pseudo due to frameshift), with product MGRYVFTKLWQSVLTLVLASIVVFVGVRQLPGDPALAMAGEEATPEQLAAVRAEMGLDQPLVAQYFAFVRNMFRGDFGESTRTGTPVTELIATTLPVTLWLSAYAIVVAIVVGILFGVIAERFRGRWPEWVANAFALVGLSVPNFWLGILAILYLAVTLGWFPASGYVDVLSDPLRGLYYLTLPALILGTGLAAVIMRQTRASMIETMTTDYVRTARRARRGWDGGVCWCATGSGTRSSSS from the coding sequence ATGGGCCGGTACGTGTTCACGAAACTCTGGCAGTCGGTCCTCACCCTGGTCCTGGCCTCGATCGTCGTCTTCGTCGGGGTGCGCCAGCTGCCCGGCGACCCGGCCCTCGCCATGGCGGGGGAGGAGGCGACGCCGGAACAGCTCGCAGCGGTCCGCGCGGAGATGGGCCTCGACCAGCCGCTCGTCGCCCAGTACTTCGCCTTCGTGCGCAACATGTTCCGCGGGGACTTCGGCGAGTCCACCCGGACGGGGACGCCCGTGACCGAACTGATCGCCACCACGCTGCCCGTGACGCTCTGGCTCTCGGCGTACGCGATCGTCGTGGCGATCGTCGTCGGGATCCTCTTCGGCGTCATCGCGGAGCGGTTCCGCGGTCGCTGGCCCGAATGGGTGGCCAACGCCTTCGCCCTGGTGGGGCTGTCCGTCCCCAACTTCTGGCTCGGTATCCTCGCCATCCTGTACCTCGCCGTCACGCTCGGGTGGTTCCCCGCCTCCGGCTATGTGGATGTCCTCTCGGATCCGCTGCGGGGCCTGTACTACCTCACGCTGCCGGCGCTGATCCTCGGGACCGGGCTCGCTGCGGTGATCATGCGGCAGACCCGCGCCTCGATGATCGAGACCATGACCACCGACTACGTCCGTACGGCGCGGCGCGCGCGAAGGGGCTGGGACGGGGGCGTGTGCTGGTGCGCTACGGGCTCCGGAACTCGCTCATCGTCGTCGTGA